The DNA window CTCCGGCGCGAGTTTGAGGAGGCATTCAAGTTCAAGGACGACAAGAGAATAACAAAGATCGGCCATGTACTTAGGCGCACGAGTCTTGACGAGCTTCCGCAGCTCTTCAACGTTCTGAGGGGGGAAATGTCGCTTGTAGGCCCGCGTCCTATTGTACAGAAGGAAATAGATCTTTACTACGGCTACAATACAGCCCGGCAGATATTCAGAATAAAGCCCGGCATGACGGGATATTGGCAAGTCTCCGGGCGCAATGACGTTGAGGACTACCAGCAGAGAATAGATTTCGACCTGTACTATATACACAACTGGAGCGTGTGGCTTGACATTATCATTATGACACGTACGGTGAACGAGGTCATTAACGGCTCAGGAGCGTATTGATACCCGCTAATCCATGATATAATCCTGTCTGTTATTAACAATCTTAAATTCTATCTTAACAGAAAGGATTTGACGCAATGAATTATGATTTTCGCTTTCATTTGCGGATGGTTTCGTGTGGCTGTCATCGTCTCATTACTCCCTATGGCCGCAATATTTTACGTTCACTCTGTGAGGAACAAGGGCGGGCGTTTTTTTATGGAGGAGTATCGGCATGATGGGAACGCTGATTTTCATTGCCGCCGCGTATGCTCTGTGCTTATGTTTCTCACCCGGTACGGCGTGTGCTGATGAAGTCCCTTCAAACGAATCTGATAAATCCCTCCGAAAAGATTACAGGTATAACATGAAGGACATCCTGAGACGCAAGAGCCGGATATATTTTTTCCTGAAACGCGCTTTTGACATAATTTCGTCGGGCATAGCACTTTTGCTTCTCTCGCCTGTGTTCTTGGCCGCGGCAATCGCTGTGAAACTTGAAGACGGCGGGCCTGTGTTCTACAGCGCGAAACGATGGGGGAAAGACCTAAAGCCGTTCAACATGCACAAGTTCCGCTCTATGAGGGTGAACGCTGAGTCAATGCTTGCAGAGCTTCTCAAAGACAGCGAGCAGACCGGGCACGCATTCAAGATAAAGGATGACCCGCGTATTACCCGTGTCGGAAAATTCATCAGGAAATACAGCATTGACGAGCTTCCGCAGCTGTGGAATATTTTTGTGGGCGATATGTCCGTTGTAGGCCCCCGGCCTATTATGACAGTCGACACAGAAATGATTGACGATTACGACAGGCAGCGATGGCTTGTCCGCCCGGGGCTTACGTGCTATTGGCAGATCTCAGGAAGAGCGGACGTAAAGTGGGCGCAGTGGATTGAAATGGATCTTGATTATATCGAGAAAATGAGCCTCACTGAGGATTTCATGATGATACTGAAAACTTTTCCCGTTGTATTCAGGGCGCAGGGAGCATATTAGGCAGTACGCCTCAGAATTGTACGCCTGAAAATATACTGAGAAGGGAATCTGACAAATGCAAACATCTTCCGCCATTAACGCGGGGAAACGCAACGTACTTCTTGTAACACTGTACGAAAATTTTAATTATGGCAATGTCCTTCAGAGATACGCCCTGACACGGACTCTTGAGAGCTTTGGATTTGAGGTAACGCACCTTTGCGGGGATCAGCCTTCAAAGCTCGAAAAGGTCATGGCAAACATCAAGCTGCCGATAAAATATATTCTCGCGCTTCTTGGTTCGGAGAAATTCCGCAGACAGTTCCAGCAAAGAAAACGGGAAAAACGCTTCAAGGCGTTTCAGGACAAGTTTACGGCGGAGAAAATATGTCTGTCATTCCGCGAAGCACTCAGCGCGGACAAATCGCAATGGAGCGAATACTATTGCGCCGTAACAGGAAGCGACCAGGTGTGGCACAACTGGCACAGGACTCCCGAAGAGCTGAGATATTACTACCTTGAGTTTGTCCCGCCGGAAAAGCGAGTCTGCTACGCTCCGAGTTTCGGATTCTCGCGCTTCCCGGAGCAGGACATAGAGCTTCACCGCAGGGGGCTTCAGGGATTCAGCCGACTCTCATGCCGTGAAGAGGAAATGCGGCCATTGATACGCGCCCTCACAGGGCAGGAGGCAGAATTAGTGCTTGACCCGACATTGCTTTTGTCCCCGGAGCAGTGGCGGGAAGTCGCCCAAAAGCCAAAATACCCCGTGCCGGAACGCTATGTAGTCTGCTACTTTCTCGGACAAATCACGCCGGAATACCAGCAGGCGATTCATGACATGGCCGGAGGGCTTCCCGTCATAAACATTCATGATATTGACACAGATTATTACATTACGCATCCAGGCGAGTTCGTGTATATGATTGACCGTGCCGATTTTGTAGTTACTGACTCTTTTCACGGGACTGCGTTCTCTGTGAACTTGGGCAAAAACTTCATGGCGTTCAGGCGGAAACAGAAAAATATGGAGGACATGTTCGGCAGGATTGAGAGCATTCTCACAAACACGGGGCTGATGAATCATGTTTACGAGTCCGGCATGGATTCGCGGCCTGAAATGCCCGACTCGGTCTCTGTGCGTGAAAAGCTGGGTACAATGCGCGAAAAGTCGCTGAAATATCTGCGTGAGTGCCTGAAAGTTTAGGGTGAAAAGAAAATCCCCCTTCACTCAGGCGGGAGGGGGGAAAATCATCACTTGCAGGGCGAATATCCGCAGCTGAAGCAGTACTCGCACCCCGAAATCATTTCAAGAGGAGAGCCGCACTCCGGGCACTTCAGCGATGCTTCTGTCATTTTTACCTCAGTAACCTTCCTGTCTATGAGCTTGTTCAGCAACAACGCAACCGCGTCAGGAATCGAGCGCGCTACATAGTACTCATCACAGTCAAGCATCCAATACTCTTTGCCCGAAAGCCCTCGCAGAGTGTCAATGAAATCCTCAAGCCTGCACCCGG is part of the Synergistaceae bacterium genome and encodes:
- a CDS encoding sugar transferase produces the protein MGTLIFIAAAYALCLCFSPGTACADEVPSNESDKSLRKDYRYNMKDILRRKSRIYFFLKRAFDIISSGIALLLLSPVFLAAAIAVKLEDGGPVFYSAKRWGKDLKPFNMHKFRSMRVNAESMLAELLKDSEQTGHAFKIKDDPRITRVGKFIRKYSIDELPQLWNIFVGDMSVVGPRPIMTVDTEMIDDYDRQRWLVRPGLTCYWQISGRADVKWAQWIEMDLDYIEKMSLTEDFMMILKTFPVVFRAQGAY
- a CDS encoding polysaccharide pyruvyl transferase family protein, with translation MQTSSAINAGKRNVLLVTLYENFNYGNVLQRYALTRTLESFGFEVTHLCGDQPSKLEKVMANIKLPIKYILALLGSEKFRRQFQQRKREKRFKAFQDKFTAEKICLSFREALSADKSQWSEYYCAVTGSDQVWHNWHRTPEELRYYYLEFVPPEKRVCYAPSFGFSRFPEQDIELHRRGLQGFSRLSCREEEMRPLIRALTGQEAELVLDPTLLLSPEQWREVAQKPKYPVPERYVVCYFLGQITPEYQQAIHDMAGGLPVINIHDIDTDYYITHPGEFVYMIDRADFVVTDSFHGTAFSVNLGKNFMAFRRKQKNMEDMFGRIESILTNTGLMNHVYESGMDSRPEMPDSVSVREKLGTMREKSLKYLRECLKV